In Stenotrophomonas sp. ESTM1D_MKCIP4_1, a single genomic region encodes these proteins:
- a CDS encoding mechanosensitive ion channel family protein — protein MRDPVHSRIRVEVASVHWQHMQAYAWPLGLALVIGGIGAWLILWIHHRLKGRDRRRARIGRVLGLPMATALPLLLLIPALQATPLQDPLLGNLQRVLHISLVACFIWLLVRGVSAIERAILRSNPIDVADNLEARRIQTQTRVLSRVIMGGIIVLGASLVLLQFDMVAKIGSALLASAGLIGLVAGIAAKPVFGNLIAGLQIALTQPIRLDDVVIVEGEWGRIEEIGSSYVVVRIWDERRMVVPLTWFIENPFQNWTRRSADLLGTAFFWLDYRAPIAAIRAELERICRGEPLWDGRVCVTQVTDTSERAIQVRLLVSARSSGDAFDLRCLVRERMLDFLAREHPQSLPQVRARLQHDDELDMPRGPRARTADVRSPGAEDGEAAIVPVEPADR, from the coding sequence ATGCGCGACCCTGTCCATTCGCGTATTCGAGTGGAGGTGGCAAGCGTGCACTGGCAGCACATGCAGGCCTATGCGTGGCCGTTGGGACTGGCGCTGGTGATCGGCGGCATCGGTGCTTGGCTGATCCTGTGGATCCATCACCGGCTGAAAGGGCGCGACCGGCGTCGTGCGCGGATCGGCCGTGTGCTTGGCCTGCCAATGGCTACGGCGTTGCCGTTGCTGCTGCTGATTCCCGCGCTGCAGGCGACGCCGTTGCAGGATCCGCTGCTGGGCAATCTGCAACGGGTGCTGCATATCAGCCTGGTGGCGTGTTTCATCTGGCTGCTGGTGCGGGGTGTCAGTGCCATCGAGCGCGCCATCCTGCGCAGCAACCCGATCGACGTGGCCGACAATCTGGAAGCGCGCCGCATCCAGACCCAGACCCGTGTGCTCAGCCGGGTGATCATGGGTGGCATCATCGTCCTTGGCGCCTCGCTGGTGCTGCTGCAGTTCGACATGGTGGCGAAGATCGGTTCGGCGCTGCTGGCCTCGGCCGGGCTGATCGGCCTGGTGGCCGGTATCGCGGCAAAGCCGGTGTTCGGCAACCTGATTGCCGGTCTGCAGATCGCGCTGACCCAGCCGATCCGCCTGGATGACGTGGTGATCGTCGAGGGCGAGTGGGGACGCATCGAGGAGATCGGCAGCAGTTATGTCGTGGTGCGTATCTGGGATGAGCGGCGGATGGTGGTGCCGTTGACCTGGTTCATCGAAAACCCGTTCCAGAACTGGACGCGACGCAGCGCCGACCTGCTGGGCACCGCGTTCTTCTGGCTGGATTACCGCGCACCCATCGCGGCGATCCGCGCCGAGCTGGAGCGCATCTGCCGGGGCGAGCCGCTATGGGATGGCCGGGTGTGCGTGACCCAGGTGACCGATACCAGCGAACGGGCCATCCAGGTGCGTCTGCTGGTGAGCGCGCGCAGTTCCGGTGATGCCTTTGACCTGCGCTGCCTGGTGCGCGAACGGATGCTGGATTTCCTCGCGCGCGAGCATCCGCAGTCGCTGCCGCAGGTGCGTGCCCGCCTGCAGCACGACGATGAGCTGGACATGCCGCGAGGGCCGCGTGCGCGCACGGCCGATGTGCGTTCGCCAGGGGCGGAAGACGGTGAGGCCGCGATCGTGCCGGTGGAGCCGGCGGACCGGTAG
- a CDS encoding amidase, which translates to MRPFLPSLLTCMTAALPALLAVGCSQTTPAAQAAAPGNSNVPFPYAETEVTDLQARMVAGELDSTTLTAAYLRRIAALDRTGPRLRAVLELNPDALKEAAARDRERRAGHVRGPLHGIPVLLKDNINAAPMATTAGSLALQGFHPGDAYLVRRLREAGAVVLGKANLSEWANFRGNDSISGWSARGGQTRNPYRLSHSPCGSSSGSAVAVSANLASVAIGTETDGSIVCPAAINGVVGLKPTVGLVSREGIIPISFSQDTAGPMTRSVADAAAVLTAIAGRDDADPATATMPGRAVYDYTARLDPQGLRGKRLGLLQTPLLKYRGMPPLMDHAVSELRRAGAVVVPVAMPNQGAWENAERTVLLYEFKAGLERYFATYKAPLRSLAELIAFNQAHAKQELGLFGQQLLQEADATAGLADPAYIRARSDARRLAGPEGIDAVLAAHQLDGLIAPTTGIAWPLRNSGDDFPGESYSAAAVAGYPSLSVPMGQIDGLPAGLLFMGTAWSEPKLIEMAYAYEQRTRARQPPRFATDALIDAGDP; encoded by the coding sequence ATGCGCCCGTTCCTGCCTTCCCTGCTGACCTGCATGACCGCGGCCCTGCCCGCGCTGCTTGCCGTGGGCTGCAGCCAGACCACACCGGCCGCGCAAGCCGCGGCACCCGGCAACAGCAACGTGCCCTTCCCCTACGCCGAAACCGAGGTCACCGATCTGCAGGCGCGGATGGTTGCCGGTGAGCTGGACAGCACCACCCTCACGGCCGCCTACCTCAGACGCATCGCCGCACTGGACCGCACCGGGCCACGCCTGCGCGCGGTACTCGAACTGAACCCGGATGCCCTGAAGGAAGCGGCCGCGCGCGACCGCGAGCGCCGCGCGGGCCACGTGCGCGGCCCCCTGCATGGCATCCCGGTGCTGCTGAAGGACAACATCAACGCCGCGCCCATGGCCACCACCGCCGGCTCGCTGGCGCTGCAGGGCTTCCACCCCGGCGATGCCTATCTGGTCCGGCGCCTGCGCGAGGCCGGCGCGGTGGTGCTGGGCAAAGCCAACCTCAGCGAATGGGCCAACTTCCGCGGCAACGACTCGATCTCCGGCTGGAGCGCGCGCGGCGGCCAGACCCGCAACCCCTACCGCCTCAGCCACTCGCCCTGTGGCTCGAGCAGCGGCAGCGCGGTGGCGGTCTCAGCCAATCTGGCCAGCGTGGCGATCGGCACCGAAACCGACGGCAGCATCGTCTGCCCGGCGGCCATCAACGGCGTGGTCGGGCTGAAACCCACCGTCGGCCTGGTCAGTCGCGAGGGCATCATCCCGATTTCCTTCAGCCAGGACACGGCCGGGCCGATGACCCGCAGCGTGGCCGATGCCGCGGCAGTGCTGACCGCCATCGCCGGCCGCGATGATGCCGACCCGGCCACCGCGACCATGCCCGGCCGCGCGGTCTATGACTACACCGCGCGCCTGGACCCGCAGGGCCTGCGCGGCAAACGCCTGGGCCTGCTGCAGACGCCCCTGCTGAAGTACCGCGGCATGCCGCCCCTGATGGACCATGCCGTGTCCGAACTGCGCCGTGCCGGTGCGGTGGTGGTGCCGGTGGCCATGCCCAACCAGGGCGCGTGGGAGAACGCCGAGCGCACGGTACTGCTGTACGAGTTCAAGGCCGGGCTGGAACGCTACTTCGCCACCTACAAGGCGCCGCTGCGCAGCCTGGCCGAGCTGATCGCCTTCAATCAGGCCCATGCGAAACAGGAACTGGGCCTGTTCGGCCAGCAGCTGCTGCAGGAGGCCGATGCCACCGCCGGCCTGGCCGACCCCGCCTACATCCGTGCGCGCAGCGACGCGCGCCGCCTGGCAGGCCCAGAGGGCATCGACGCGGTCCTGGCCGCGCACCAGCTCGACGGCCTGATCGCCCCCACGACCGGCATTGCCTGGCCGCTGCGCAACAGCGGTGACGATTTTCCTGGCGAGAGCTACAGCGCCGCTGCCGTCGCCGGCTATCCCAGCCTGAGCGTACCGATGGGCCAGATCGACGGCCTGCCCGCCGGCCTGCTGTTCATGGGCACCGCCTGGAGCGAGCCGAAGCTGATCGAAATGGCGTATGCCTACGAACAGCGCACCCGCGCGCGGCAGCCGCCGCGGTTCGCCACCGACGCCTTGATCGACGCGGGCGACCCCTGA